A region of Solibacillus isronensis DNA encodes the following proteins:
- a CDS encoding betaine/proline/choline family ABC transporter ATP-binding protein (Members of the family are the ATP-binding subunit of ABC transporters for substrates such as betaine, L-proline or other amino acids, choline, carnitine, etc. The substrate specificity is best determined from the substrate-binding subunit, rather than this subunit, as it interacts with the permease subunit and not with substrate directly.), whose translation MLHIENLRKVYRGGKVAVDNLTLDIKKGEFIAFIGTSGSGKTTALRMLNRMVEPTSGTISINGKEITKMNPVTLRRSIGYVIQQIGLMPHMTIRENITLVPRLLQWSKEKRDETAKYLISLVNLPETYLDYYPSQLSGGQQQRIGVIRALAAEQDIILMDEPFGALDPITRDTLQDLIKELQKTLDKTIIFVTHDMDEAIKLADRIAIMHEGKLVQFDTPDNILANPANDFVKEFIGSHRLIQQKPNVKTVNEVMIKPVSITVERSLDEAIRLMVKSRVDTLFVTDGQNRLLGFLTVESLTGSSRTKKSVSEVYNRDVIFMKTGSKLQDTVRRILNLNLNNIPVVDDQQHLIGLITRANIVDIVYDTIWGEEEQELMDA comes from the coding sequence ATGCTACATATCGAAAACTTACGCAAGGTATACCGTGGCGGGAAAGTTGCGGTGGATAACTTAACTCTTGATATTAAAAAAGGGGAGTTTATCGCATTTATTGGTACGAGCGGTAGTGGTAAAACGACAGCCCTTCGTATGCTGAATCGCATGGTAGAGCCTACTAGCGGAACGATTTCAATAAACGGGAAAGAGATTACGAAAATGAATCCGGTCACTCTTAGAAGAAGTATCGGCTATGTCATTCAGCAAATTGGTTTAATGCCGCATATGACGATCCGTGAAAATATTACGCTTGTACCACGGCTGCTTCAGTGGTCAAAAGAAAAGCGTGACGAAACGGCAAAGTACCTTATATCATTGGTTAACTTACCTGAAACGTATCTGGATTATTATCCATCCCAGCTTTCGGGCGGGCAGCAACAGCGTATTGGTGTAATTCGTGCTCTTGCAGCTGAACAGGATATTATTTTGATGGACGAGCCGTTCGGTGCCCTTGACCCGATTACACGCGATACATTACAGGACTTAATTAAAGAGCTCCAAAAAACACTGGATAAAACAATTATTTTTGTTACGCATGATATGGATGAAGCGATTAAGCTTGCCGATCGCATCGCTATTATGCATGAAGGAAAGCTGGTGCAATTTGATACTCCTGACAATATACTAGCAAATCCGGCCAATGACTTTGTTAAAGAATTCATCGGTTCCCATCGTTTAATCCAGCAAAAACCGAATGTGAAAACGGTAAATGAAGTGATGATTAAACCGGTTTCAATTACCGTTGAACGCAGCTTGGATGAGGCGATTCGCTTAATGGTTAAATCACGTGTAGATACGTTATTTGTTACAGATGGTCAAAATCGATTACTCGGTTTTTTAACAGTCGAAAGTTTAACAGGGAGTTCGCGCACGAAAAAAAGTGTATCAGAAGTTTATAATCGGGATGTTATTTTCATGAAGACAGGTTCCAAACTTCAGGACACAGTGCGTCGTATTTTAAATCTCAATCTGAATAATATTCCGGTTGTTGATGATCAGCAACATCTCATTGGCCTCATTACTCGCGCTAACATCGTAGATATTGTTTACGATACGATTTGGGGAGAAGAGGAACAGGAGCTGATGGATGCATGA
- a CDS encoding ABC transporter permease — protein sequence MMSFFTENSADILLKTWEHFYISFSALLLGVAIAVPLGIMLSKTKKIAKIVLTVTSVLQTVPSLALLAIMIPFLGVGKVPAIVALCIYSLLPILNNTFIGMQSVNQNIKAAGTAMGMTPMQSMRMVELPLAMPIIMSGIRLSAVYVISWATLASYIGAGGLGDFIFNGLNLYKTELIVGGALLVTALALLVDFLLSRFERFMIPKGLRMQGGRTS from the coding sequence ATGATGAGCTTTTTTACGGAAAATAGTGCCGATATTTTACTTAAAACATGGGAGCACTTCTACATATCTTTTAGCGCTCTATTATTAGGAGTGGCCATTGCCGTTCCTCTAGGCATAATGTTATCGAAAACGAAGAAAATTGCAAAAATCGTTCTAACGGTTACAAGTGTCCTGCAAACCGTACCGTCACTTGCTCTTTTAGCAATTATGATTCCTTTTTTAGGTGTAGGTAAAGTGCCGGCAATTGTTGCCTTATGTATCTATTCTTTATTGCCAATATTGAATAATACGTTTATCGGGATGCAATCAGTTAATCAAAATATTAAAGCGGCCGGTACAGCAATGGGCATGACACCGATGCAATCGATGCGAATGGTTGAATTACCCCTTGCGATGCCAATTATTATGTCGGGCATCCGCTTATCTGCAGTTTATGTTATTTCCTGGGCGACACTAGCATCATATATTGGTGCTGGCGGACTGGGGGATTTTATTTTTAATGGACTGAATTTATATAAAACAGAGCTCATAGTAGGAGGGGCATTGTTAGTAACTGCCTTAGCCCTGCTTGTGGACTTCCTGTTAAGTCGTTTTGAACGCTTCATGATTCCGAAGGGGCTCCGTATGCAAGGGGGGCGAACATCATGA
- a CDS encoding osmoprotectant ABC transporter substrate-binding protein, whose protein sequence is MKKFLLLLLSVIVLSACGKEDDKLRVGSVVSTEGQITAYIVKGMLEHYTDEEVELIKNLGSAVVLHQAMLNGDANISAVRYTGTDLTGALGQEPVSDPEQALKMVQEIFQRDYQMTFFDSYGFNNTYAFMVTKETAEKYGLTKISDLKKVAQDLQLGVDTSWMNRDGDGYKAFSEAYGFKFGRVFPMQIGLVYDAVAQNEVDVVLGYTTDGRIASYDLTVLEDDLHFFPAYDASPFADTELLEKKPEVRKALQRLVGKISTEEMQRLNFLADNNLIEPAVVAEEFLKEHDYFSGDDTP, encoded by the coding sequence ATGAAAAAATTTTTACTGCTTTTACTGTCTGTCATTGTTTTAAGCGCTTGTGGGAAGGAAGATGATAAATTACGTGTAGGATCGGTAGTTTCCACAGAAGGTCAAATTACTGCTTATATTGTGAAAGGGATGCTTGAACATTACACTGATGAAGAAGTAGAGTTGATCAAAAATCTAGGCTCTGCTGTTGTGCTACATCAGGCGATGCTAAACGGTGATGCGAATATTTCGGCAGTGCGCTATACCGGAACGGATTTAACGGGGGCCCTTGGACAAGAACCTGTCAGTGATCCGGAACAAGCATTGAAGATGGTACAGGAAATTTTTCAAAGAGATTATCAAATGACATTTTTCGATTCATATGGATTCAATAATACGTATGCTTTTATGGTAACGAAGGAAACAGCGGAAAAATACGGGCTGACTAAAATCAGCGACTTAAAAAAAGTGGCTCAGGACTTGCAGTTGGGTGTTGATACGTCATGGATGAACCGTGATGGCGATGGGTATAAAGCATTCAGTGAAGCTTATGGCTTTAAATTTGGACGCGTCTTCCCGATGCAGATTGGTCTAGTATATGATGCGGTTGCTCAAAACGAAGTAGATGTCGTGCTTGGCTATACGACTGATGGACGTATCGCTTCCTATGATTTAACCGTTTTAGAGGATGATCTGCATTTTTTCCCGGCGTATGATGCATCACCATTTGCAGATACGGAATTATTGGAGAAAAAGCCTGAAGTAAGAAAGGCTCTGCAACGACTAGTTGGCAAAATTTCCACAGAAGAAATGCAGCGCCTGAATTTCTTAGCTGACAATAATTTAATTGAACCGGCAGTTGTTGCTGAGGAATTCCTAAAGGAACATGATTATTTTTCAGGAGATGATACACCATGA
- a CDS encoding ABC transporter permease, protein MTDMTQLSVVEQFFFYMRENGSYVFSQFLAHFQLSVYGVLLASIIGIPIGIWISKFPKASGPVITLANIIQTIPALALMAIIMLVLGLGKTTVIVTVFFYSLLPIVKNTFVGIRNIDRSLTDAGRGMGMTKLQILYMVELPLSLSVIITGIRIALVVAIGIVAIGAFIGAGGLGDIIIRGTNATSGTAIIIAGALPTAVMAILADVLLLWLEKRLDPTKRKKIRVAA, encoded by the coding sequence ATGACAGATATGACACAGCTATCGGTAGTTGAACAATTTTTCTTTTATATGAGAGAAAATGGTTCTTATGTATTTTCACAATTTCTCGCACATTTTCAGTTGTCTGTGTATGGTGTATTGCTTGCATCCATAATAGGTATTCCAATAGGGATTTGGATTTCGAAATTTCCGAAGGCTTCAGGACCGGTCATTACACTTGCTAATATTATTCAAACGATTCCAGCGCTTGCATTAATGGCGATCATTATGCTCGTTTTAGGTCTCGGAAAAACGACGGTTATTGTGACTGTGTTCTTTTATTCTCTTTTGCCGATTGTTAAAAATACGTTTGTTGGTATAAGGAATATTGATCGAAGCCTAACTGATGCAGGGCGCGGTATGGGGATGACAAAACTTCAAATCCTGTATATGGTGGAGCTGCCTCTGAGCCTCTCCGTTATTATAACAGGTATTCGTATTGCCCTTGTCGTGGCAATCGGAATTGTTGCAATCGGTGCGTTTATCGGGGCAGGCGGACTTGGTGATATTATCATTCGAGGTACAAATGCTACGAGCGGAACAGCTATTATTATAGCGGGCGCACTTCCGACCGCTGTAATGGCAATTTTGGCAGATGTTTTACTATTATGGCTCGAGAAACGACTTGATCCAACAAAACGAAAAAAAATAAGAGTTGCTGCTTAA
- a CDS encoding S-layer homology domain-containing protein — protein MVTFKKAGAMITATALSVGLLAPIASASTIGNDRMETLPIQVAQTNTTVTKADLMKRFRELFPNEFLNVSEKDFRTGAGFSHPTDTTVRYELYFSKNIDDQYEHGNFVFVGDTLELEQFYYQPVNTKDVLFPAKYSKEEAQKAADKFMEKFNKGEGYELVSNAHDYYSPSILTQPVEYSFIYEKKNSGIPISDQTINIRVLGDGTVSSFYRTTSPKNNFTYDDPSKKQDESSISNRLQDALKAQLSYTIIPDYSTGNHKVKLVYEPNSQVISGIHAQTGEWLTLDGLSSTLSAKSITPIVSAPLAAKQPNMTADQARALAEKLLATDIKGVQLEIGAVEETTTETGKEVFNIQYMYNYRNGGTGTVLTIDKATGEFIHYSDIKSNLEVDNDDSKEEAKLTQKQALDKAIALVKEWIPSSAHKYALPVNEGYHETYNNSYNFTFPRIVNGLSVVGDNISVSVDAKTGALVNLYMSDYGDLEWPAATDILSEQEATKMLKDEMKLKLQYVNHPKVGNEQHYSLAYQPVFKEGASAGIDAKTGEWLDTYGMANSDKPKIEHPKAAEELNYLIHAGILEVNEKFNPDAPITKEEALKVLLKSVTYMYYSSSYNELETADESFTDISPDDASYAFVTRALQMGMLDASTKTFNPKTALTNQELAKWVIGTLKLNKPAQLSDIYELKYSDAALVDKELRGHVALAYAMGLLEAENNQLKPTSEVTYAQLAQVTIRLAHKMNEYQINNY, from the coding sequence GTGGTAACTTTTAAAAAGGCGGGTGCCATGATAACTGCAACAGCACTGTCTGTTGGGTTATTAGCACCAATTGCTAGTGCTTCAACAATTGGAAATGATCGTATGGAGACTTTGCCGATTCAAGTCGCACAAACGAATACAACGGTAACAAAAGCTGATTTAATGAAGCGTTTCCGAGAATTATTTCCAAACGAGTTTCTAAATGTATCTGAAAAAGATTTTCGTACTGGGGCAGGATTCTCACATCCAACAGACACTACGGTGCGTTATGAACTGTATTTCTCAAAGAATATCGACGACCAATATGAACATGGAAACTTTGTTTTTGTGGGAGATACGTTAGAGTTAGAACAATTCTACTATCAACCAGTAAACACAAAGGATGTATTGTTCCCGGCGAAATATTCAAAAGAAGAAGCGCAAAAAGCAGCGGATAAATTTATGGAAAAGTTCAATAAAGGCGAAGGTTATGAGCTTGTGTCAAACGCACATGATTATTACTCACCATCTATTTTAACGCAGCCTGTTGAATACTCATTTATTTATGAGAAGAAAAATTCAGGTATTCCAATTTCAGATCAAACTATTAATATCCGAGTATTAGGAGATGGCACAGTATCATCATTTTATAGAACAACCTCTCCAAAAAATAATTTCACGTATGATGATCCATCCAAAAAACAAGATGAATCTTCCATTTCTAATCGCTTGCAAGATGCCTTAAAAGCACAGTTGTCATACACAATTATACCGGATTATTCAACGGGGAATCACAAAGTTAAGCTTGTATATGAACCAAATAGCCAGGTTATTTCAGGAATCCATGCACAAACAGGGGAATGGTTAACTTTGGACGGGCTCTCTTCAACATTATCCGCTAAATCAATTACACCGATTGTTTCTGCTCCATTAGCGGCAAAACAGCCGAACATGACAGCAGATCAGGCACGAGCATTGGCTGAGAAATTGCTTGCAACAGATATAAAAGGTGTTCAACTGGAGATTGGGGCAGTTGAAGAAACAACAACGGAGACTGGTAAAGAAGTATTCAATATTCAATATATGTATAACTATCGTAATGGTGGAACAGGAACTGTGCTAACAATTGATAAAGCAACAGGTGAATTCATTCATTACAGCGATATTAAAAGTAATCTAGAAGTAGACAATGATGACAGTAAAGAAGAAGCGAAATTAACACAAAAACAGGCATTGGATAAAGCGATTGCTCTTGTGAAAGAATGGATTCCTTCATCAGCGCACAAATATGCATTGCCTGTTAATGAAGGCTACCACGAAACTTACAATAATAGTTATAACTTTACGTTCCCGCGCATCGTGAACGGCTTATCGGTAGTAGGTGACAATATCTCAGTAAGTGTTGATGCCAAAACAGGTGCTTTAGTGAACTTATATATGAGCGATTATGGTGATTTGGAGTGGCCGGCAGCAACTGATATTTTATCTGAACAGGAAGCAACAAAAATGTTGAAAGATGAGATGAAATTGAAGCTGCAATATGTGAATCATCCAAAAGTGGGGAATGAGCAGCATTATAGTCTAGCATACCAGCCAGTCTTCAAAGAAGGGGCGTCCGCGGGCATTGATGCCAAAACAGGTGAATGGTTGGATACTTATGGAATGGCCAATTCGGACAAGCCGAAAATCGAGCATCCAAAAGCTGCCGAAGAATTAAATTATTTAATTCATGCGGGTATTTTAGAAGTAAATGAAAAGTTTAACCCAGATGCCCCTATTACTAAAGAGGAAGCATTAAAAGTATTACTGAAATCGGTAACCTACATGTATTACAGCTCGAGTTACAATGAGCTTGAAACAGCTGACGAATCATTTACTGATATTTCGCCAGACGATGCCTCATATGCATTTGTCACACGTGCATTGCAAATGGGAATGCTTGATGCATCTACTAAAACATTTAATCCTAAGACAGCTCTTACAAATCAGGAGCTGGCTAAATGGGTCATTGGTACATTGAAACTAAATAAACCTGCTCAACTGAGTGATATATATGAATTGAAATACAGTGATGCCGCACTAGTAGATAAGGAATTACGTGGTCACGTGGCATTAGCATATGCAATGGGATTACTTGAAGCTGAAAATAATCAGCTGAAGCCAACTAGTGAAGTTACGTATGCACAATTAGCTCAAGTAACAATTCGTTTAGCTCATAAAATGAACGAATATCAGATTAATAACTATTAA
- a CDS encoding GNAT family N-acetyltransferase: MDINRNEIYFRKLKLEDFNAVVDWSRDEQFCEANGWQKNRDHMELFKWWERCVANQQKEMIRLGIEYKNRLIGYADLAEIKNNSAEIGIAIGNSTLWNVGIGTQMIKKLMNYANEQFGITTFYGETHETNHRSRKMLKKVGFTEESRIGTELYIGKEVKLVQYKLFLKE, translated from the coding sequence ATGGATATTAATCGAAATGAAATTTACTTTAGAAAGTTGAAATTAGAAGACTTCAATGCTGTAGTTGATTGGAGTAGGGATGAACAATTTTGTGAAGCAAATGGATGGCAGAAAAATAGAGATCATATGGAATTATTTAAATGGTGGGAACGTTGTGTAGCAAATCAACAAAAAGAAATGATTCGTCTTGGAATTGAATATAAAAATAGACTTATCGGTTATGCGGATTTAGCCGAAATAAAAAATAATAGTGCTGAAATTGGTATTGCTATTGGAAACAGTACTCTTTGGAATGTTGGTATTGGTACACAAATGATAAAAAAATTAATGAACTATGCAAATGAACAATTCGGAATCACTACATTTTACGGAGAGACACATGAAACAAATCATCGTTCAAGAAAAATGCTGAAGAAGGTTGGATTCACAGAAGAAAGCCGTATAGGTACGGAATTATACATAGGTAAAGAAGTTAAGTTAGTACAATATAAGTTATTTTTGAAAGAATAG
- a CDS encoding bile acid:sodium symporter family protein — protein MGVLQKIGKFAGNTFAIWVLVAAGLAIWIPEYFTWIGSYITILLGIVMFGMGMTLKLDDFKLILQHPKGVIIGIVSQFVIMPLLAFALAKVFNLPPEIAVGVILVGCCPGGTSSNVMTFLAKGNTALSVTITSCTTLLAPFVTPALIYLLASEWLPVSFMAMFMSVINVVLIPIILGILAQFLFRPIVEKSVDILPTVSVVAIVMIVAAVVSGSRDKILETGLIIFAIVILHNGLGYLLGFLVAKLFKLKYDDQKAVSIEVGMQNSGLGAQLAMAHFDPVSAVPSAIFSFWHNISGPILATFWGSKANKKENNK, from the coding sequence ATGGGAGTTTTACAGAAGATTGGTAAGTTTGCAGGAAATACATTTGCGATTTGGGTACTCGTTGCAGCTGGTTTAGCGATTTGGATACCTGAATATTTCACATGGATTGGCAGTTACATCACTATATTATTAGGAATTGTCATGTTTGGTATGGGGATGACATTAAAATTAGATGATTTTAAATTAATTCTTCAACATCCGAAAGGTGTTATTATCGGAATCGTTTCCCAATTTGTTATTATGCCGTTACTGGCATTTGCGTTAGCCAAAGTTTTCAATTTACCGCCAGAAATTGCGGTTGGCGTTATATTAGTAGGTTGTTGTCCAGGGGGTACGTCATCAAACGTTATGACATTCCTCGCAAAAGGAAATACGGCATTATCTGTTACGATTACATCATGCACAACATTATTAGCACCGTTTGTAACACCTGCTCTCATCTACTTATTAGCAAGCGAATGGTTACCGGTTTCATTTATGGCCATGTTTATGTCAGTAATTAACGTTGTGTTAATTCCGATTATTTTAGGGATTCTTGCACAGTTCTTATTTAGACCAATTGTAGAAAAAAGTGTTGATATTCTTCCTACAGTATCAGTTGTGGCAATCGTGATGATCGTTGCTGCTGTAGTAAGCGGAAGCCGCGATAAAATTTTAGAAACAGGATTAATCATTTTTGCCATTGTTATTTTACATAATGGTTTGGGATACTTACTAGGATTTTTAGTAGCAAAACTATTTAAACTGAAATACGATGATCAAAAAGCAGTATCGATTGAAGTTGGGATGCAGAATTCAGGTTTAGGAGCGCAATTAGCGATGGCCCACTTCGACCCAGTATCAGCCGTTCCGAGTGCGATCTTCAGTTTCTGGCACAATATTTCCGGACCAATTCTTGCTACTTTTTGGGGTTCAAAAGCGAATAAGAAGGAAAACAATAAATAG
- a CDS encoding LLM class flavin-dependent oxidoreductase, with the protein MEIGISTFAETTPDVLTGETVSHAERLRQIVEEIKLADTVGLDVYGVGEHHREDYAASVPSVVLAAAAMQTKKIRLTSAVTVLSSDDPVRVFQQFATLDGLSNGRAEIMAGRGSFIESFPLFGNDLNDYDALFEEKLDLLLNLQENEIVSSTGHFRPSIPGRGIYPRPVQEKLPIWVASGGTPQSAIRAATLGLPLTLAIIGGSPLYFARIVQLYYDVAKKAGHDISKLRVASHSHGFIADTTELAVEQFFPSTAAAMTKLGRERGWAPYTREAFDDARSLEGALYVGDVDTVAKKIIYLYEHVGISRFFLHMPVGSMPHDQVLHAIELLGTKVAPIVREEVAKLNNR; encoded by the coding sequence ATGGAAATAGGTATTTCAACATTTGCAGAAACTACACCGGATGTTTTAACAGGTGAAACAGTAAGTCATGCCGAGCGACTGCGACAAATCGTCGAAGAAATTAAACTTGCGGATACGGTAGGACTGGATGTGTATGGTGTCGGAGAACATCACCGCGAGGATTATGCAGCATCAGTTCCTTCTGTCGTACTCGCTGCAGCTGCAATGCAAACAAAAAAAATTCGACTGACGAGCGCTGTAACGGTGCTCTCATCGGACGACCCGGTACGTGTCTTCCAGCAATTCGCAACACTTGACGGACTATCGAACGGCCGCGCCGAAATTATGGCTGGACGCGGTTCGTTCATTGAGTCGTTCCCCTTGTTCGGCAACGATTTGAACGACTATGATGCGCTTTTTGAAGAAAAACTCGATCTATTATTAAATCTTCAGGAAAATGAGATTGTGTCATCAACTGGCCATTTCCGTCCATCTATTCCAGGACGCGGCATCTACCCGCGCCCTGTACAGGAAAAGTTACCGATTTGGGTGGCAAGCGGCGGTACACCACAATCTGCAATCCGTGCTGCTACCTTGGGCTTGCCGTTAACTTTGGCGATTATCGGAGGAAGTCCCCTGTATTTTGCTCGCATCGTTCAACTGTATTATGATGTGGCGAAAAAAGCAGGCCATGATATTTCGAAGCTGCGTGTCGCTTCCCATTCACATGGGTTTATTGCAGATACGACAGAACTTGCAGTAGAGCAGTTTTTCCCTTCAACAGCAGCGGCTATGACGAAACTTGGCCGTGAACGTGGATGGGCTCCGTACACACGCGAAGCTTTCGATGATGCCCGCAGCTTGGAAGGCGCGCTTTATGTAGGTGATGTGGATACGGTTGCAAAGAAAATCATCTATCTTTACGAACATGTCGGCATTTCAAGATTTTTCCTGCACATGCCCGTCGGTTCCATGCCGCATGACCAAGTGCTGCATGCCATCGAACTATTAGGTACGAAAGTTGCACCAATTGTACGTGAGGAAGTAGCAAAATTAAATAATAGATAA
- the abc-f gene encoding ribosomal protection-like ABC-F family protein, translating into MENLSFELKNIHVQFLDKDILTIPQLAIYQFDRIGIVGKNGAGKSTLLKLLTGQLIPQQGNVNAHVDYYYFEQTSPAVTQDNIDIALAYKLKAVDPHSGGEQTRLKLTQAFSHYYEAMLFDEPTTHLDQDGIRFLQEQLRYYYGAVVIVSHDRNLLDSVVTSIWEVNDGHVTVYSGNYSDYAAQKEREKQEQAAAHEKYVREKAHLEKAVAEKMKKAEKITEAKKMSKKETKAKANRMFETKSKGTSQKSVYRSAKAMEKRIEQLPVVEKVKEDVPLHFKQSKALELHNKVPIMMQDLTLAIGEKILLDQGQLQVRLQDKIAITGPNGSGKSTLLQAIIESHSNIDLSPKVKIGHFSQLAYQNLPDETIWNFIKTRSKYSDAFIRTVLHQMQFEQNDLQKRITVLSGGERIRLLLSQLFLGQYNILLLDEPTNFLDMATKEALAKFIQAYDGTILFVSHDDYFMKQVATRIIEIKDKALIEV; encoded by the coding sequence ATGGAAAACTTAAGCTTTGAACTGAAAAATATACACGTACAATTTTTAGATAAGGATATACTTACAATTCCGCAGCTGGCCATTTATCAATTTGACCGCATTGGGATTGTCGGTAAAAACGGTGCCGGTAAAAGTACTTTATTAAAATTATTAACTGGTCAGCTCATTCCACAACAAGGGAATGTAAACGCACATGTCGATTATTACTATTTTGAACAAACATCCCCTGCCGTTACACAGGACAATATTGATATCGCGCTTGCCTATAAATTGAAGGCTGTCGATCCTCATAGCGGTGGTGAACAAACGAGGTTGAAGTTAACACAGGCATTCAGCCATTACTACGAGGCAATGCTTTTCGATGAACCGACAACGCACTTAGATCAGGACGGCATAAGATTTTTGCAGGAGCAACTCCGCTATTATTACGGAGCAGTCGTCATAGTCAGTCATGATCGAAACTTGTTGGATAGCGTCGTTACGTCAATCTGGGAAGTCAATGATGGGCATGTTACGGTCTATAGCGGGAATTATTCCGATTATGCAGCGCAAAAAGAACGGGAAAAACAGGAGCAAGCTGCTGCCCATGAAAAATATGTTCGCGAAAAGGCACATCTGGAGAAGGCTGTTGCTGAAAAAATGAAAAAGGCCGAAAAAATTACCGAGGCTAAGAAGATGTCGAAAAAAGAAACGAAGGCCAAAGCGAATCGTATGTTTGAAACAAAATCTAAAGGAACTAGCCAAAAATCGGTTTACCGCTCAGCTAAAGCAATGGAAAAACGGATTGAACAGCTACCTGTAGTCGAGAAAGTAAAAGAAGATGTGCCACTTCATTTTAAGCAATCGAAAGCACTGGAACTTCATAATAAAGTACCGATTATGATGCAAGATCTTACTTTAGCAATTGGAGAGAAGATACTGTTGGATCAAGGTCAACTTCAAGTTCGCCTTCAGGATAAAATAGCTATAACAGGTCCGAACGGCAGCGGAAAATCAACCTTGCTGCAGGCAATTATCGAAAGTCACTCAAATATAGATCTTTCACCTAAAGTTAAAATCGGTCATTTTTCACAGCTTGCTTACCAAAACTTACCGGATGAGACCATTTGGAATTTTATAAAAACACGAAGCAAATATAGCGATGCGTTTATTCGCACTGTGTTGCATCAAATGCAGTTTGAACAGAATGATTTACAAAAGCGGATCACTGTTTTAAGCGGGGGCGAACGGATTCGATTGCTTTTAAGTCAGCTGTTTTTAGGTCAATATAATATTCTCCTGCTTGATGAGCCGACCAACTTCCTTGATATGGCTACAAAAGAGGCGTTGGCAAAGTTTATCCAAGCCTATGACGGCACTATTCTTTTTGTTTCCCATGATGATTATTTTATGAAGCAAGTGGCTACAAGAATTATAGAAATAAAAGATAAAGCATTAATTGAAGTGTAA